A single genomic interval of Cucumis sativus cultivar 9930 chromosome 7, Cucumber_9930_V3, whole genome shotgun sequence harbors:
- the LOC101221600 gene encoding homeobox-leucine zipper protein HOX11, with translation MELGLSLGDAPKPFRFVEKQSQVPSPQRRLSRKDLGFCVDLSIGRSVAGDKEDDEDKPNQGEDESDGNEDPPTQLDLLPHNPVPRNLTNPYQGFPWPSSENDEGEDRTASPNSAASSFQMEFGLYGSGGNISSRRDQMENGVMNEVGESERASSRASDEDENGCTRKKLRLSKEQSAFLEESFKEHNTLNPKQKQALAKQLNLRPRQVEVWFQNRRARTKLKQTEVDCEYLKRCCETLTEENRRLQKELQELRALKTTNSLYMQLPATTLTMCPSCERVTSSSAASTVAATEGVTKRSGLAIGGGRPGSSSFPFSAKTQSHQSTAS, from the exons ATGGAGCTTGGCCTCAGCTTGGGCGACGCCCCCAAGCCCTTTCGCTTTGTCGAGAAGCAATCTCAAGTCCCCTCCCCCCAGCGCCGACTTTCCCGCAAAGATTTGGGCTTCTGTGTCGACTTATCGATTGGCCGTTCCGTCGCCGGAGATAAAGAAGACGACGAAGACAAACCTAATCAAGGAGAAGATGAATCCGACGGTAATGAAGATCCACCGACTCAACTCGATCTTCTCCCTCATAATCCCGTTCCTCGAAACCTAACTAACCCGTACCAAGGATTTCCATGGCCGTCGTCCGAAAACG ATGAAGGCGAAGATCGAACCGCATCGCCGAATAGCGCAGCGTCCTCGTTTCAAATGGAATTTGGACTGTACGGCAGCGGAGGTAACATTTCTTCCCGGAGAGATCAAATGGAAAATGGCGTAATGAACGAAGTAGGTGAATCTGAAAGAGCTTCTTCAAGAGCTAGTGATGAAGACGAAAATGGTTGTACAAGGAAGAAACTCAGACTCTCTAAAGAACAATCCGCTTTTCTTGAAGAAAGCTTCAAAGAACACAACACATTGAACCCT AAACAGAAACAGGCACTGGCTAAGCAACTGAATCTCCGTCCTCGCCAAGTGGAAGTTTGGTTTCAAAATAGAAGAGCAAG GACGAAATTAAAGCAAACGGAGGTAGATTGTGAGTATTTGAAAAGATGTTGTGAGACATTAACAGAAGAGAATCGACGGCTTCAAAAGGAGCTTCAAGAATTAAGAGCTTTGAAAACCACAAATTCACTCTACATGCAATTACCAGCTACAACACTAACCATGTGTCCGTCTTGTGAAAGAGTAACCTCATCTTCCGCCGCTTCCACCGTCGCTGCGACGGAGGGAGTTACAAAACGATCTGGGTTAGCCATTGGTGGTGGGCGACCAGGTTCTTCATCTTTCCCATTTTCTGCTAAAACACAGTCCCACCAGTCAACAGCTTCATGA